In a single window of the Streptomyces cinnabarinus genome:
- a CDS encoding DUF2510 domain-containing protein: MTQVTPPGWYPDPGQTSDGPATERWWDGKAWTDRTRPVGSAAAWGPPAPSPAAGTPPAHPAQPAYPAQAEFPTQPGYPVQPGYPVHPGYPGYPPPSGGQRRGLRTGIAVAVAAAVLASIGVGVYVLADSGGSDGGSANSQPGQGGQGGQGGPGGGQGGPFGDGGSGGSDGGGSGGSEGQSPSPEGSEAPRIESGSVTDAISGISLPVPDGWYGQEITAGASVTSDESYKCPGDTSSTCTKGGAYSAPASLLGTTGTSAEEVAKADIEKNAEQSYGEGYGGITSHDVLASKAVTVAGQKGYLVRWKAVTAKGADGYVESLAFPSPADSGQIVVVRFGIDVGEKQSVIDEITKGIKVASGGGNGQDV, encoded by the coding sequence ATGACGCAGGTGACTCCTCCCGGGTGGTATCCCGACCCGGGGCAGACAAGTGACGGTCCCGCCACCGAGCGCTGGTGGGACGGCAAGGCATGGACGGACCGGACCCGCCCCGTGGGATCGGCCGCCGCATGGGGTCCGCCGGCGCCTTCGCCGGCCGCCGGGACTCCACCGGCACATCCGGCTCAACCGGCATATCCGGCCCAAGCGGAATTTCCCACCCAGCCGGGATATCCGGTCCAGCCGGGGTATCCGGTCCATCCCGGGTATCCGGGGTATCCGCCGCCGTCCGGCGGTCAGCGGCGCGGGCTGCGGACGGGCATAGCCGTGGCGGTGGCCGCCGCGGTCCTCGCGAGCATCGGTGTGGGCGTGTACGTCCTCGCCGACAGCGGGGGGTCGGACGGCGGCTCCGCCAACTCACAGCCGGGACAGGGCGGACAGGGCGGACAGGGTGGTCCGGGAGGCGGCCAGGGCGGCCCCTTCGGCGACGGTGGCTCCGGGGGTTCCGATGGCGGTGGCTCCGGCGGTTCCGAGGGTCAGTCCCCCAGTCCGGAGGGGTCCGAGGCGCCGCGGATCGAGAGCGGTTCGGTGACGGACGCGATCAGCGGGATCAGCCTGCCGGTGCCGGACGGCTGGTACGGCCAGGAGATCACCGCGGGCGCGTCGGTGACGTCGGACGAGTCGTACAAGTGCCCCGGCGACACCTCCTCGACCTGCACCAAGGGCGGCGCCTACTCGGCTCCGGCGAGCCTGCTCGGCACCACCGGCACGAGCGCCGAGGAGGTGGCGAAGGCGGACATCGAGAAGAATGCCGAGCAGTCCTACGGCGAGGGCTACGGCGGGATCACCTCGCACGACGTACTCGCCTCCAAGGCCGTGACCGTGGCCGGGCAGAAGGGCTATCTGGTGCGCTGGAAGGCGGTCACCGCCAAGGGCGCCGACGGCTATGTCGAGTCCCTCGCCTTCCCCTCGCCCGCGGATTCCGGGCAGATCGTGGTGGTCCGCTTCGGCATCGACGTCGGCGAGAAGCAGTCCGTCATCGACGAGATCACCAAGGGCATCAAGGTCGCGTCCGGCGGCGGCAACGGCCAGGACGTCTGA